In the genome of Lathyrus oleraceus cultivar Zhongwan6 chromosome 4, CAAS_Psat_ZW6_1.0, whole genome shotgun sequence, the window ATGAAATATAGAAATTCTAAATCTGGAAATTACAAGACAATCTATAATGGCTCACTTCAATACATCGGGCTTCCCTGAGCATAGGACGGTTGAATGTTTTTCACCATTTGGACGTGAAACGAAAAGCTAAAAAAAGTAATATAATTAAGAGTATGAAgtaaagaaaataaagtaattaTGAATGTCAGAATGTGTAGATGTGAAAAATAGATATACAGAAAACTGATTTGCCAAGACTGGTTTGTCTTGGCACGCTAGAGGGAAGAGCTGCAAACGTTGAAAGTCGCCTTTAAAACTTCTTCCAATGCTTCCTGCACTGTTTGAAGAGAAACAAGAGATAGTGAAATGTATGTTGATAAATAATTACAAGACAAATGAAGACTGACCCAACGCCACCTAAAGGAACACCGTGGGAAGATGTTATGTGACGCTTAGCAAAAGGATCGATGACTCCAATCTGAGAAAGAAGGAAAGAGAATGATGATGGGAATGATGAATTGAGAATTGATCTGAGAGATTACCTTTCCTTTGGCTTTCCTTGAGAATTTCATCCTTCAGGTGTTAAAAAGATGGGTGAACTGAACCTGGCTATTAGATTTTCTTGTTACTCAATGCTTGATTTGATGCAAATGTATTTTAAGCCACACTTGCCAAAAATGCACTACAAAAGGCCGCTTAACGTTATGGAACAGAAAATGCTGCGACAGCAGGCTGTAAATGTTGTTGCTGCTCGCCTTAGTAGGGCGGAACCACCTCTTAGAAAGGAGGTAGTTGAGTACATGTCTGACACAAAGTCTCATCTCTGGAGCATGAGACGCAGCAAAGCAAATTTCTACCGTCTGATGTCGGTGTTTTCAGGATTTCTTTCTGTAGGGCGATGGCTAGGGGAAGTTTCCACCTGGAAGCATCCTATGACAACGGTGCTGGTGCACATTCTTTTTCCGATGCTTGTGTGTTTCCCTGAACTTATCATGCCAACCATGTTTCTCTACGTGTTTGTTATCGGCATGTGGAACTGGAGATTCCGCCCGAGACACCCTCCTCACATGAACTCCAAACTCTCTTACACAGATGG includes:
- the LOC127076631 gene encoding FT-interacting protein 7-like; translated protein: MGELNLAIRFSCYSMLDLMQMYFKPHLPKMHYKRPLNVMEQKMLRQQAVNVVAARLSRAEPPLRKEVVEYMSDTKSHLWSMRRSKANFYRLMSVFSGFLSVGRWLGEVSTWKHPMTTVLVHILFPMLVCFPELIMPTMFLYVFVIGMWNWRFRPRHPPHMNSKLSYTDGVTTDELDEEFDTFPSTKSPDIVRWRYGRLRSVAGRVQSVVGDLATQGERVQALVSWRDPRASSMFMAFCLVSAVVLYMTPFQIPILIGGFYFLRHPMFRSKVPPAPVNFYRRLPALTDSML